A DNA window from Dendrosporobacter quercicolus contains the following coding sequences:
- a CDS encoding type II toxin-antitoxin system RelB/DinJ family antitoxin, with product MLARTASLNIRIDPETKRSAEQLFSAFGITLTDAVTMFLRQSIITGGLPFELKLPQYNAEMLAAMAEANKLAKSGMGFDTAQKLLGKLKA from the coding sequence ATGTTGGCCAGAACTGCAAGTCTGAATATCCGGATTGACCCTGAAACCAAGCGGAGCGCGGAACAGCTTTTTTCGGCGTTTGGGATTACGCTAACCGACGCGGTGACCATGTTCTTACGCCAATCCATTATCACCGGCGGCCTGCCATTTGAATTGAAGCTGCCGCAGTATAACGCCGAAATGCTTGCCGCCATGGCGGAAGCAAATAAACTGGCAAAAAGCGGAATGGGTTTTGATACAGCCCAAAAACTACTGGGAAAATTGAAAGCTTGA
- a CDS encoding helix-turn-helix domain-containing protein → MISYEVFWRTLHREGVTTYMLREKHNISPNTLTRMRKGEYLSLRTIEDLCRILNCKIQDIVEYIPDKE, encoded by the coding sequence ATGATAAGTTATGAAGTTTTTTGGCGCACGTTACACCGTGAAGGGGTAACAACGTACATGCTGCGCGAGAAGCATAATATCAGTCCGAATACCTTGACCCGTATGCGGAAGGGTGAGTATTTGAGCCTGCGAACGATTGAGGATTTATGTCGAATATTAAATTGTAAAATACAGGATATTGTAGAGTACATCCCGGATAAAGAATAA
- a CDS encoding TraY domain-containing protein translates to MDDIRYTLRLNKILYRKFQHIADDNFRTVNKELEKLITSHIAAYEKDHGEIKLSDEH, encoded by the coding sequence ATGGATGATATAAGATATACTTTACGCTTGAATAAAATCCTTTATAGGAAATTTCAACATATTGCCGATGATAATTTCCGTACTGTAAACAAAGAACTAGAAAAACTCATTACGTCCCATATTGCCGCTTATGAAAAAGATCATGGAGAAATCAAACTCTCGGATGAACATTGA